Proteins encoded by one window of Microcoleus sp. FACHB-68:
- a CDS encoding NAD(P)H-quinone oxidoreductase subunit 4, whose amino-acid sequence MPLMEMPWLSTIILLPLIAALAIPFIPDKNGKTVRWYALGAGLADLALTVYAFWQHYDLQNPDFQLAETYAWVPQLGLNWSVAVDGLSMPLIVLTGLVTTLAMLAGWNVTTKPRLFYFLMLAMYSAQIGVFAAQDMLLFFLMWELELVPVYLLISIWGGPKRQYAATKFILYTALGSIFILLAGLTMAFYGSNVTFDMAEIGQKYFPMSLEVLLYAALLIAFGVKLPIFPLHTWLPDAHGEASAPVSMILAGVLLKMGGYALIRMNVEMLPHAHIYFAPVLAILGVVNIVYGALTAFAQDNLKRRLACSSISHMGFVLIGIASLTDVGLTGAILQMLSHGLIAAALFFLSGVTYERTHTLAMEKMGGMAKSMPKVFALFTAGSMASLALPGMSGFIGELTVFLGFATSDAFNPTFKAVVIVLAAVGLIATPVYLLSMLRRVFYGPENAQLTIDPWLLVDAKPREILITLCLILPIIGIGLYPKIATQTYDVKVVEVAANVRDALPVVAQQRERLYSGFIAPKLGEPTQGLVSVADLGKGA is encoded by the coding sequence ATGCCGCTCATGGAAATGCCCTGGCTAAGCACTATTATTTTGTTGCCCCTAATCGCTGCCCTCGCTATCCCCTTCATACCGGATAAGAACGGCAAAACCGTTCGCTGGTATGCCTTGGGGGCTGGTTTAGCAGACTTGGCGCTGACTGTCTATGCCTTTTGGCAACACTACGATTTACAAAATCCAGACTTTCAACTCGCTGAAACCTATGCCTGGGTGCCGCAACTAGGGCTAAATTGGTCGGTAGCGGTGGATGGACTCTCGATGCCGCTGATTGTCTTAACCGGCTTAGTCACCACCTTGGCAATGCTGGCCGGTTGGAACGTCACCACCAAGCCGCGCTTGTTTTACTTCCTGATGCTGGCCATGTACAGCGCCCAGATTGGGGTGTTTGCCGCCCAGGATATGCTTCTGTTCTTCCTGATGTGGGAACTAGAGTTAGTGCCGGTGTACTTGCTAATTTCCATTTGGGGCGGCCCAAAGCGCCAGTATGCGGCAACAAAATTCATTCTTTACACAGCTTTAGGGTCAATTTTTATCCTGCTAGCCGGCCTGACAATGGCCTTCTATGGCAGTAATGTCACCTTCGATATGGCGGAAATTGGACAGAAATATTTCCCCATGTCGTTGGAAGTGTTACTTTACGCGGCTTTACTGATTGCCTTCGGAGTTAAACTGCCGATCTTCCCTCTGCACACTTGGCTACCCGATGCACATGGCGAAGCTTCAGCCCCCGTGTCGATGATTTTGGCCGGCGTTTTATTGAAAATGGGTGGCTATGCGTTGATCCGCATGAACGTTGAGATGCTGCCTCACGCCCACATTTACTTCGCGCCGGTTTTAGCAATCCTCGGTGTCGTCAATATTGTTTACGGGGCTTTAACCGCCTTCGCTCAAGATAATCTTAAGCGCCGGCTGGCTTGTTCCTCGATTTCCCACATGGGTTTTGTTCTCATCGGTATCGCCTCCTTAACCGATGTCGGACTCACCGGCGCGATCCTGCAAATGCTTTCCCACGGTTTAATTGCAGCCGCGCTGTTCTTCCTCTCAGGTGTAACTTACGAACGTACCCACACGCTGGCGATGGAAAAAATGGGCGGCATGGCTAAATCGATGCCCAAAGTGTTTGCCTTATTCACCGCCGGCTCAATGGCATCTCTGGCATTACCCGGAATGAGCGGATTTATCGGTGAATTGACGGTATTCCTCGGCTTCGCAACCAGTGATGCGTTTAATCCCACCTTCAAAGCAGTGGTGATCGTGTTGGCTGCAGTTGGATTAATTGCCACGCCGGTTTATTTACTCTCAATGTTGCGCCGAGTCTTTTATGGGCCAGAAAATGCCCAGCTAACGATTGATCCTTGGTTGCTTGTGGATGCCAAACCGCGTGAAATTTTGATTACGCTGTGCCTGATCCTTCCGATTATCGGAATTGGCTTGTATCCCAAAATTGCCACTCAAACCTACGATGTGAAGGTAGTCGAAGTGGCGGCAAATGTCCGCGATGCGCTGCCGGTGGTGGCGCAACAGCGAGAACGCCTCTACTCTGGCTTTATCGCACCTAAATTAGGCGAACCAACCCAAGGATTAGTGAGTGTGGCTGATTTGGGCAAAGGTGCGTAA
- the thrB gene encoding homoserine kinase, with amino-acid sequence MSAVSTVTVSVPATTANLGPGFDCIGAALTLYNQFQFTRLDTNEPALKISVTGIEADRVKTDESNLAYQAFVQLYQKLGQTPPAVHIEIALGVPLARGLGSSATAIVGGLVGANQLAGAPLSEIEVMQLAIAMEGHPDNVVPALLGGCRLAATASSDGGWEICEIPWHSNIVPVVAIPDFELSTAEARRVLPANYSRADAIFNTAHLGLLLRGLETGTGSWLRAAMQDRIHQPYRQALIAGYEAVFAAALDAGAYGMVISGAGPTLLALVETQLGESVATAMKAAWAQQGVSAEVMSVKLDTQGARFS; translated from the coding sequence ATGTCTGCTGTTTCCACCGTTACTGTTAGCGTGCCGGCTACTACTGCTAACTTAGGGCCGGGTTTTGATTGCATTGGGGCCGCTTTAACGCTTTACAATCAATTTCAGTTCACCCGTCTCGATACAAATGAACCGGCGCTTAAAATTAGTGTCACCGGCATCGAGGCTGATCGAGTTAAGACAGATGAGAGCAATCTGGCTTATCAGGCATTTGTGCAGCTTTACCAAAAACTCGGTCAAACGCCGCCGGCAGTCCATATTGAGATTGCGTTAGGCGTTCCCCTCGCCAGAGGTTTAGGCAGTTCCGCAACCGCGATTGTTGGCGGCTTAGTAGGTGCGAATCAGCTTGCCGGTGCGCCTTTAAGTGAAATTGAAGTGATGCAGTTGGCAATCGCAATGGAGGGACACCCAGATAATGTGGTGCCGGCACTTTTGGGTGGTTGCCGTCTCGCGGCGACAGCATCATCAGACGGCGGCTGGGAAATTTGTGAGATTCCCTGGCATTCTAATATTGTGCCGGTGGTGGCGATTCCCGATTTTGAACTTTCTACTGCAGAAGCGCGGCGGGTTTTGCCGGCAAATTATTCTCGTGCTGATGCGATTTTCAATACTGCCCATCTTGGTTTATTGTTGCGCGGCTTAGAAACCGGCACCGGCAGTTGGCTACGCGCAGCAATGCAAGATCGCATCCACCAACCTTATCGACAAGCTTTGATTGCCGGTTACGAAGCCGTGTTTGCGGCTGCTTTGGATGCCGGTGCTTATGGCATGGTGATTAGCGGCGCTGGGCCAACGCTTTTGGCGCTTGTTGAGACGCAATTGGGTGAATCAGTTGCAACTGCAATGAAGGCAGCGTGGGCGCAACAGGGCGTTAGCGCTGAAGTTATGTCAGTAAAGCTTGACACCCAAGGAGCAAGATTCTCCTAA
- a CDS encoding ATP-binding protein, with protein MSIKILFVDDEPDLELLIRQKFKKKVFLKEWQLIFAQNGVDALEKLKEHPDTDMVLTDLNMPVMDGLALLAELNEANPTIKIVVMSAYGDMRNIRKAMNCGAFDFLNKPIDFHDLELTINKTWQCVQQLKENLRERQEQQKKLQRSEAIAREQATNLEQALQDLRRTQGQLIQTEKMSLLGQLVAGVAHEINNPVNFIYGNLSHVSKTAKSLLGLIALYQQCYPSPAPKIQNEIEEIELDFLIEDLPKMLCSMQVGAERIRQIVLTLRNFSRVDEAEKKLVDIHEGIDSTIMILQNRLKANGERPAIEIVKEYGDLPKVECYAGQLNQVFMNIINNAIDALNQSNKNRAPIEIKNFPTRITISTQVINFDWVRVSIKDNGPGMPASVKKRLFDPFFTTKPSGEGTGLGLSISYQIVVDKHYGQLQCFSEVGQGAEFVIEIPIKQSCEMRMQVSSAPAKMTDEHLHGMLVD; from the coding sequence GTGTCAATAAAAATTTTATTTGTAGATGATGAACCCGATCTAGAGCTGCTAATTCGTCAAAAATTTAAAAAAAAGGTTTTTCTAAAAGAATGGCAGCTAATTTTTGCCCAAAATGGTGTAGATGCGTTGGAAAAATTGAAAGAGCATCCAGACACAGACATGGTACTAACCGACCTTAATATGCCGGTGATGGATGGTTTAGCTTTGCTCGCTGAACTGAATGAGGCAAATCCCACGATTAAAATAGTGGTTATGTCCGCCTACGGCGATATGAGAAATATCAGAAAGGCGATGAATTGCGGAGCTTTTGATTTTTTAAATAAACCGATTGATTTTCACGATTTAGAACTTACGATTAACAAAACATGGCAGTGCGTACAGCAGCTAAAAGAAAACTTACGCGAGCGACAAGAACAACAGAAAAAGTTACAACGCTCAGAAGCCATCGCGAGAGAACAAGCAACCAACCTAGAACAAGCTTTGCAAGATTTACGGCGAACCCAAGGGCAATTAATTCAAACCGAGAAAATGTCCCTTCTCGGTCAATTAGTTGCGGGAGTGGCTCACGAAATTAATAACCCAGTAAACTTTATTTATGGCAATCTATCTCACGTAAGCAAAACGGCTAAAAGTTTACTGGGTTTAATCGCTTTGTACCAGCAGTGCTATCCATCTCCCGCTCCTAAAATTCAAAATGAAATTGAAGAAATTGAACTTGATTTTTTAATAGAAGATTTGCCAAAAATGCTTTGTTCAATGCAAGTTGGGGCTGAGCGAATTCGCCAAATTGTACTGACGTTGCGAAATTTTTCACGCGTTGATGAAGCGGAAAAGAAGTTGGTGGATATTCATGAAGGAATTGATAGCACAATCATGATTTTGCAGAATCGCCTCAAGGCTAACGGAGAGCGACCTGCTATAGAAATTGTTAAGGAATATGGGGATTTGCCCAAGGTAGAATGCTATGCCGGCCAACTCAATCAGGTATTTATGAATATCATCAACAATGCCATTGATGCCTTGAACCAGTCTAACAAAAATCGCGCTCCAATTGAGATTAAAAATTTCCCGACTAGGATTACAATTTCTACGCAAGTTATCAACTTTGATTGGGTAAGAGTCAGTATTAAGGATAATGGGCCGGGAATGCCGGCAAGCGTCAAAAAACGATTGTTTGACCCCTTCTTCACGACTAAACCAAGCGGTGAGGGCACCGGCTTGGGATTATCTATTAGTTATCAAATCGTTGTAGACAAGCACTACGGGCAGTTGCAGTGCTTCTCAGAAGTCGGACAAGGGGCTGAGTTTGTGATAGAAATTCCTATCAAGCAAAGTTGTGAGATGCGGATGCAGGTGAGTTCAGCGCCGGCAAAGATGACGGATGAGCATCTACATGGGATGCTGGTAGATTGA
- a CDS encoding ATP-binding protein, giving the protein MRLHRTLSPIETWGFGLTAHLSWLSIAPVIHAAIGPQAIFVWLPGVIVGMLLNLQVKRLGEHFPDIAGGTPNYATRLLRNYPRLGRYAAIGYFFSWVSTLPINAVVLTELIKVHLEPLGISFPDPILKIGFTVLAFIVAFSGTRALSILHSFFIIPALGLLLVFIVQGLGWLAFSPNSPGFFPTSWPSLTFVDWAKWFFFSTYAVYACESSSAFVADSRRPAETLRFLSLAAWLMPPIFLGGSWVVMRLASNPELGEDPVLILLAASRPFWGQSGLLILTFLIVASSLLSCATVVSNCPRMLYQLALDGHISPVFAVVSRRGVLGPAIVLTLLLSLLCLLWGNVPQIVIVSNIGWFVSIMLVHLGLWLRRGRPEVLLSRLALGLFLIEIVILVVGGSAWGWQEFLIGFLFPLAILAADRAMRRIAFAPFHPAWWIQRYKARVHAQAVDFVALEVVVLIILICSAVTVSWVLGIKLNATSAFGSPLLVVLLLIMAFVGVAIACWTSLPQVVAMDEAREAAEQLFIIALDAIVVLDENGVIRNANPAAERLFDVTAGQLIRHQLNQLLPGLANEPDEWLSRSEQTLNQPDKTSRILEVAISDRFFQDASASNRDLQEYVVILRDITERKQAEEALQKANEKLESRVEKRTNELRQTVEQLQTEIQERQRAEENLRAMQNQIVVQEKLASLGSLTAGIAHEIRNPLNFVNNFSELSVELAQELFEEIENQAERLDANTTDYLGELLNDLQQNLQKINHHGQRADSIVSNMLLHSRGQSGHWEPTDINKLLAEYVNLSYHGMRAKEADFNITITTAYDNEIGQVEVVPQDISRVFLNIINNACYSTHKKKQTLGNDFSPLLDVKTQNLENRVEIRIRDNGKGMTSEVRDKIFNPFFTTKPAGEGTGLGLSISHDIIVGQHRGELRVESEAEQYAEFIIVLPKKPI; this is encoded by the coding sequence ATGCGCCTCCACCGAACCTTAAGTCCTATAGAAACCTGGGGCTTTGGCCTGACCGCTCATCTCTCCTGGCTTAGTATTGCTCCAGTAATCCACGCAGCTATTGGCCCTCAAGCCATTTTCGTCTGGTTGCCTGGAGTAATAGTTGGTATGTTGCTCAACTTGCAAGTTAAACGCTTAGGAGAGCATTTTCCTGACATAGCAGGGGGAACGCCTAACTATGCCACCCGATTGCTGAGGAATTATCCGAGGCTAGGACGCTATGCAGCGATCGGATACTTTTTTAGCTGGGTATCGACTCTGCCAATTAACGCCGTTGTCCTGACAGAGCTAATCAAGGTTCACCTTGAACCTTTGGGCATTAGCTTTCCCGATCCCATCCTCAAAATTGGCTTCACAGTGCTCGCGTTTATTGTGGCGTTTAGCGGCACCCGCGCCTTAAGTATCTTGCACTCATTTTTCATCATTCCGGCGCTCGGACTGCTATTGGTCTTTATTGTGCAAGGTTTGGGCTGGTTAGCTTTTTCCCCTAACAGTCCCGGCTTTTTCCCTACCAGTTGGCCAAGCCTCACCTTTGTGGACTGGGCTAAGTGGTTCTTCTTCTCAACCTACGCAGTGTACGCTTGTGAATCTAGCTCTGCGTTTGTCGCCGATAGCCGCCGGCCGGCTGAAACATTGCGGTTTTTGAGCCTTGCTGCTTGGCTGATGCCGCCGATATTTTTGGGGGGATCGTGGGTAGTCATGCGTTTGGCTAGCAATCCAGAACTGGGTGAAGATCCTGTCTTGATCCTGTTAGCCGCTTCTCGACCTTTCTGGGGTCAGTCAGGTTTATTGATTTTAACCTTCCTGATTGTCGCTAGCAGCCTTCTCAGCTGCGCGACGGTGGTTTCCAACTGCCCCCGTATGCTGTACCAACTCGCCTTGGATGGACACATTTCACCCGTCTTCGCTGTTGTGTCCCGCCGGGGTGTCCTAGGGCCGGCTATTGTACTGACGTTATTGCTCAGTCTCCTCTGTCTACTTTGGGGAAATGTGCCCCAGATCGTGATCGTCAGTAATATTGGTTGGTTTGTCTCGATCATGTTAGTCCATTTGGGACTGTGGCTGCGCCGAGGTAGGCCGGAGGTCTTGCTTTCCAGGTTGGCGCTGGGCTTGTTTTTAATAGAAATCGTTATTTTGGTTGTTGGCGGATCTGCTTGGGGTTGGCAAGAGTTTCTCATAGGGTTCCTGTTTCCCCTGGCGATCTTAGCTGCGGACAGGGCGATGCGTCGCATTGCATTTGCGCCCTTTCATCCAGCCTGGTGGATTCAGCGTTACAAGGCGCGAGTTCATGCTCAAGCAGTAGATTTTGTGGCGCTTGAAGTGGTCGTCCTGATCATACTGATCTGCAGTGCCGTTACTGTTAGTTGGGTGCTCGGCATCAAATTAAATGCTACCTCTGCATTTGGCTCTCCGCTTTTAGTCGTGCTACTGCTGATCATGGCATTTGTTGGGGTGGCAATCGCCTGCTGGACGAGCTTACCCCAGGTTGTGGCGATGGACGAAGCACGAGAGGCAGCGGAACAGCTCTTTATCATTGCCCTCGACGCCATTGTGGTGCTGGATGAAAACGGTGTGATTCGTAATGCAAACCCAGCTGCTGAGCGCTTGTTTGACGTAACAGCCGGCCAGTTAATTAGGCATCAGCTAAACCAACTACTGCCCGGATTGGCGAATGAGCCAGATGAGTGGCTCAGTCGTAGCGAACAAACTTTAAACCAGCCTGATAAAACGTCACGCATTCTTGAAGTTGCGATTTCAGACCGATTCTTCCAAGACGCTTCAGCTTCAAACCGGGATTTACAAGAATATGTGGTGATTTTACGCGATATCACCGAGCGCAAGCAGGCTGAGGAGGCGCTGCAAAAAGCGAATGAGAAGCTAGAAAGCCGCGTTGAAAAGCGCACAAATGAACTCAGGCAAACTGTTGAGCAATTGCAGACGGAAATACAAGAACGCCAGCGGGCGGAAGAAAATCTCAGGGCGATGCAAAACCAGATTGTCGTGCAAGAAAAGCTGGCTTCTTTAGGAAGTTTAACCGCCGGCATTGCTCACGAAATTAGAAATCCTTTAAACTTTGTCAACAATTTCTCTGAACTTTCTGTGGAATTAGCACAAGAACTGTTTGAAGAAATTGAAAATCAAGCTGAGCGATTGGATGCCAATACAACTGACTATCTAGGTGAGCTGTTAAATGACCTCCAACAAAATCTGCAAAAAATTAATCATCACGGTCAAAGAGCTGATAGCATTGTCAGTAATATGCTTTTGCATTCTCGCGGGCAAAGTGGTCACTGGGAACCAACTGATATTAATAAGCTGCTTGCAGAATATGTCAATCTTAGCTATCACGGGATGCGGGCAAAGGAGGCTGATTTTAACATTACAATCACAACCGCGTATGATAATGAAATTGGGCAAGTAGAAGTTGTACCGCAAGATATCAGCCGTGTTTTCTTGAACATTATCAACAACGCTTGCTATTCAACTCATAAAAAGAAACAAACCCTGGGAAATGATTTTTCACCTTTGCTGGATGTCAAAACTCAAAATCTGGAAAATCGAGTGGAAATTCGCATCCGCGATAATGGCAAAGGGATGACGTCAGAAGTGCGAGATAAAATTTTCAATCCGTTTTTTACAACGAAGCCGGCAGGAGAAGGAACCGGCTTAGGTTTATCGATCAGTCACGATATTATCGTCGGGCAGCATCGAGGAGAACTGAGGGTCGAATCAGAAGCCGAGCAGTATGCGGAGTTTATTATTGTTTTGCCGAAAAAGCCGATTTAA
- a CDS encoding response regulator, translating into MKIIVVDDEEDIQSLFKQKFRKEIKAGQVEFIFFLSAETAIEYLQSQGKAAVVLILSDINMPGMNGIELLKIIKQDFSELKVFMITAYSDEENYQIAKATGADDYITKPVDFGTLKEKIFSL; encoded by the coding sequence ATGAAAATAATTGTTGTAGATGATGAGGAAGATATTCAATCGCTGTTCAAGCAAAAATTTAGAAAGGAAATTAAAGCCGGCCAAGTTGAATTTATTTTTTTCCTCTCGGCAGAGACGGCGATAGAGTATTTGCAAAGCCAGGGAAAAGCCGCCGTAGTCCTGATTCTCTCAGATATTAATATGCCAGGGATGAACGGGATAGAACTCCTCAAAATTATCAAACAAGACTTTTCCGAGTTAAAAGTATTTATGATTACCGCTTATAGCGATGAGGAAAATTATCAAATAGCAAAAGCAACCGGAGCGGATGATTATATCACGAAACCAGTTGATTTTGGAACTTTAAAAGAAAAAATATTCAGTTTATAA